The region TTGTTGGCAGCCCAGTTTAACTTACTGCCAGATGCATGATTTATGAAAGAACTAAGACTCAAATTTTTGCTGCTTTATATACAAACGTGTTATACACAATTTATGCAGTAAacttaaatatataaacaacactttctaattttattttaaacattcAGTTAAGGTGCACAAAGCTGCATTGCTGATACTGTCAAACTGGAATGGTTAGATCGTATTTCCCAGGACGTACACTGAGTTCACCAAATGAAGACCTTCTTGTACTTCCTTGCATAAATAAAAAACCTTCAGTCAGGGGCTTGGTGGCTTTGGAACAGCCTGCCAGCATATATGAGGGATGTGCTGCAGCTCTCAGCGTTTAACTTCACCATGAAGACCCTTTAACTTCAGCCTAGTCTACCATAAATAAGGTTTGTACGCAGTACCATGACTGTTCATTATCAGCATCTGCGTCTCCCTCCTCCCCCTTATGCCCAGAAGTCCACGAACAGAAGGtctctggttcaaatcccatggctggcagTGGAGCCAATTTTGGGTCCTTAGCCCTGATTACTTCGTGGGAGACAGACGCCGGCTGACCCTATGCTTTGACCTTTACGGGAAACAAAATGGGAGaggcgaaaagagaatttccccacaggataATAATAAATCTCACTCTTCTATTGCAGCAGACCACACATGCTACTGGTGTGTGCAGGATGGGATACGGCCTGCAGATGGCTGAGGAGAGGGCAGGCCTGCAGGGGGTGTGACAGGCCGGAGCGCCATACAAACACGTGCACTACTTTCTGGCCTGTGTGGGCAGCTTGTAACCTTTGGAGCCCCAGTGGGTTTTTTCCCTCCTATCAAACTATGGAGTTTTGTTTCCTTTTGGCTCTAATTCACTCTCCATTTACAGCGAGGGTGGGgcacctgatccatggagggccaGTCTGGGTGTGAGTTTTTGgcatggcctctcaatcagccaataataaaatagTTCTCATCTGCAGTCCCGGGGACCCACcgttattggctgattgtgaggtcatcccaaaaatccGCACCTGCAACGGCCCTCCGTGGAACAGAGTCCCCACCCTTGCTTTGTAGTCTAGTGTGTCTGACTGTGAAAGCTGAATACTGCATGAACTGAAGGGAGACTCTTTAGTGTACAAAGTTATGTGAGAACAGTTCAAGGACCACAATTTAAAATACGTGCAAAAACACTATAGTTCAGTCATACTCCTCTTATACAGCAGGGGGAGCAGCGGTGAAGGAGAGCAAATTCTGAATAATGAGACTCTGCCGGACTGGCCGTCTGGTCTTTTTCCAGAATCAGCCAGAACGTCGAATGgatgctttggatgaaagctgTCGCACCAAGCAGGTGGAGACGGACACCGCAGTGGTACTGAACAGAAGACTGGGCTTCGTTCCCATTAcggaacaccccccccacctcacctcacCCCCCTGCGCTGTGGAAACTGTTGCAACTGGACCAGTGATGGAAGGGATACAAAAGCCTGCCTCATATTATATGATTCAGAAATAACTGACTATTAGAATAAAATCAGCATGCATTTTCCAGGTATTAGTGGGTAATCATAGTACAGGACAGATGAGCAACGACTGTTTTCATCGTCCTAAAGTCATTAGCGGTAATGTGATGTAGGTGAGGGCCCTGTATGGGCGAGGCCTCCCCTTCTGGCCTAGAGTGGCCGGCCTGGCACTTAACGCCAAAGTCACAGCCCCGCAGAAATGGGGGGTAATTTGCTTTCTAGCGAGGAGCTGAAGAACATTGTGTGCTGGGGTCTTTAAAGGCTGCCTTTGAGTGGCTTGGCGAGCAGGGGTGCAGGGCCGGAGCGGGAGACCCCTCGCCCGGCCTCGTTAAGCGGCGGCATCGAAAAGCCGGCCATGTTCCAAGAAGGAGCCACAACAAGCCGAAGTACAAACAAGTATCACGACTTGAGGCTGTTCAGCAGCAGGATGAGGCCTAATTAACCTAACCGCCGCCCACGGGACGAACAACGTGGCGTTTCGACTCCGGCCAGATTCAAAGAGCAGCAGTGATCTGAAATCCAGCAAGACGGTGATTCTTCTGTGAAGTGTCAGAGTGGTTGGTTGCACGTTTGCATGCAGATCGTAAAAACACCAGGCTATTCCAACTGGCAGGGATGAGAAATCCTAAACGTAGGTAGAGATTGTAATGGCTGTTTACTGCATCTTTCTTACCCAGCTTCAAGAGCACCTCCTGTAGGCAACTGCTGAGGGCACCTCCTGTGGGCACCTGCTGAGGGCACCTCCTGTGGGCACCTGCTGAGGGCAAGCCCAAAAACACGCCAATAAGTATTTAGGTCTACAGAACAATGGATGGTCATCTCCACCAACCACAACCTGTGAGAACTCCCACCTAATGAAATCAGAGGACAGAGGTAGGGTCAGGGTAGGGCCAAGATAAGCCTCTTCACCAAAGAGCCCAAAACTACCAGCTTCCAGTCAGTTATCAGTAGGAAACCTTCCATGATTGATTCATCAAAAGACCCTTTTAGGCCAAGACTAAAATGTCCTGTGACTTTTGGCAAGTTAAGGTACTCCAAGAAAAATTACAGAAGACTAATGCCCAATTTACCCAGAATTAGAACCTGGAATTATGGATGCTAAACAACGGCCGGTGTACAGACAATTACAGATTTACTTCTATAAATTATCCCACAGTGGCTCCTGCCCTGTCAATCCTTCATCCATTGGAGGGATTCTTGAGGGATGATGGCCGACCTCATCCCCACCATCCTGGCCGCACAGCGGAGGCCCAGTGGTCTGGAATTTTCCATTCTTCCCCGCAATGCTTCAGCATAGAACAATAACAGGACGGTCGGAGGAACACGGCAATAAGTGTGGAATAAGTCAcccgtgtgtgtctctgtgtttctgAGTTTTAACGAATGTCCCTTAATTACAAGGTTTACAAGACGCATCCTGTATGGTCTTTAATTCAAAAGAATATGCGGAAGACTTCTGTCTTCTCGTAGGCTAAGGAactgctggaaaacaagcaaagTAAGAAGTATTTATGACCATCAGAGGACTTTCCTGTGTGGCTTTTAGGACTAAACTTTCCCCACGTTAAGTTTTCTATGCCTAAAACCTACATCTCCTTGACTCACGCTACCTGAGTGCAGAGCGACGGCCTCACAGGTGCTGCACAGAGCACATTGTTTACAAACAAAGCCGGGGGCCCCTGCTCAGTTAGGCGACACCTCTGACGGTGAGGCAGCCTGCAGGCGACCGACACGAGCGACCGACAGAGCCGCGCTGTACTTACCATGAAGCTACGCAGCCGGCGGGGAGGGAATGGAGTTACGGGACCATGGGCGCCCTTTGTAGCGACCGGGGGCTCGCTGGCGAGCGGATGGGGCGCGTGGTCACCGGGCAAAGGCGATGCTATTCTGGGCACCCCCCAGGAATACTCACCAATCATCTGAACGATGCCTGACTCTGAAACACCAGGTTCTGTGACTCCCAGGCTGCCCCCTGGGAGGTGGctcggggtgagggggggggcggggaaagCAACGTGGGGCCaaggggagcccccccccccccgccgctatTCTACTCACACATTGTGAGGCCCTctgaaaacccccccccccaaccatgaAAAACCTTGCTTTGCCAGTGTTGACAGATCTTTCAAATCCCACCATTTTCCAGAGTAGGGGGCAGTCAGAGCCTCTGCCAGCATCGGGTCTGTTTATGTTCAATTTCCATTGAACAAACGAGaacagaaattcattctcaggCCATTTCTGACCAAGGTACAGGGAAACAGTACCAGCCATTATGGGGACTCGCCCAGTGGCACACAAGCTCATTAATTAGTGACATTTTACACCACCAAGGACCTTGAGATGATGTTAACAAGTGAGGATGGTATCCAGCACATTCCCTGCCATTCACCACACAAACTCTTCTCCGTTATATGATAGCGGCGATGCGGTTCACGCTCCACATGGAACAGTCTTCAGAAACCCACGGCAGAAAAGTCTCTCACAAAAACATCTATGCTAACAGGAATGAAATCCACCACAATAAACAGACACAGCGACATCAGCGAATATGTGACAGAgggaaatatccatccattcatcgtcCAATCACTTACCCCGGCAGGGTCACATGAGGACCAaagagccaatcccaggcagcacagaccacaaggctggggtacacccgggATGGGTTGCCAGTTTGAGCAGAGCAGGTTTTACAAAATTAACTGAAGCAACAAAACGTTTTAATTTTATGACTTTTCTGTGGTTTGGCCTCCGCTGGTGTATTTTAGAACATAAAAGGACTGAGAGGGGATTTCTGAGCTGAGGCTGGGTGACGACACGTGTGGGACATTCGATACGACGATTCCACAGCTGTGGAATTTAACACTGTCAGCTTGTTCCCCCTGACATTTACTTTTTCTACTTAAAGAGCAGTAACAGTAAGACACCGAATCCGTTTTCCCCGcacgttggtgggggggggtggggggttaaaaCATACCTGTCTATATTTAAGCTGACAGAGTTTAGAATAAACCTTTCCATCGTTATTTGTTGTCCAGGCAGAGTCCAGGGCCGACGCTCCTGGTTCAGAGCCAGCGCTGTTAACTTTCATGTGCTCCCATTGCAGACAAAGGGAGAAAAACAAGCTTATATCTTGTCTGCACACCTGTCGCTGAAGGAATTTGCATTTAGCTACTTCCAAATCGCAGCACTGAGCTGAGCCAACGGATGGCCTGGTGCCAGAGGAACAGCTGGAGGCCCGGAGCTGGGTACGGCTCGGCCCGCCAGCGCCACCCACGGGCCGACGGCCATCGCAGCGCCCGGCCGGACTGACGGCGACAGCAACCACGGACAGAGAGACGTGTTGAGCGCGACAGTCACCCGGGGAGCGCCTTTCATTTGGGGACTATTTTCAGATGCCATGCAGGGCCAGGGCACTCTGTGATCCTGGGATCCGGTTCCGTAAGAGGAACGAGATCCAGTCCCTGGGGATGACCTTAAAGCGGCAGAGGTTTTAGTAGTTAAGGGAGCAGACCCTATCAatgcatccacccatccatgcaCCCAACcaaccatccacccatccatgatCCCACATAGTCATCCATCTTACTgcacatcaatccatccatacaCCCACTCACTCGTCCATATCGCCATCTAtttataaatccatccatccacccacccatatAATCAtcgatctatccatccatccaaacttGCACCCACCCACATAGCCATCTATTATCCATCTACCTACCCACCCATATCATGCtatacatccattcatccacacACCCATAGcatctatcatccatccatccaaccaatcatattataatccatccatccgcttACCCAGTACAGAGTCACCATAGTGAGTATGTGATCATTTCCATATCAAAACTGTCTTGTAAATATATACATTCTGCTATTTTACATTTTCATACAAAGAATCTCGTCCACTTTTGATCAGTGACATGTTGTGGCTGAAGTGTCTGGCCAGACATGCAAGTGTGATTCTAATCAAAAAGGAAAATTTAGAAACATTAGGGCTCCCTGATTCCGGTCCTGCAGACTTCCCTGCTCAGACACCCCATTTAACTCAACAGCTAATTGCCAAGTTTAGTCTGTGTGTTTGAACAGGGAAATCTGCAGAACCGGAATCGGGGAACCGTGACACACATTAATCTACATTCCAAACCTGAGGTTCAGTACCGGGTCACATGACGGCTCACGACCATGTGACCCCACAGTAATAATCACTAAGCTATTAAAAAGgccacactcacataaacatacTTCTACTGCTTTGAGCAACATGCACTCGATAAGACGACAGCTTCGACTTCCACGGCCTTAAGGAAGAACATTTGTTCTGAACAGCTTTTAAAAACCACTTAGGAAAAATTCTCTTTCTCCTTGGCCCCCGGGGGCTCAAAACTATTTCAAATATCAAATAATGAAACTAAAATACAGCTCACATAATCCTGCGGCCGGATGAAAAGAATATGCAAGACTTTTTCCGACTCACAGAGCAGCGACCAGACAGGAGAAGAACAAGTTTAATATATATATGCCATTTTCACAAAAATTACAGAATCCCCAACATACCACAGTGCATAACAGAAAAGGAGAAGATTGGAAACggtaaaatgtacaaaacaggcaatttattttaattaaataaacgGATAACTTAATTTAAACAACCTGAAAGCACAATCAAATTGTACTTTCTAAagtagtttttttaaaaaaaaaaaaaccctgaaatCCTGAGTAATCTATTACTCTAATTGGCTTTGGTACGTCTAATTACGTCTGTGGAACATCCAACAGCGTAAACAATCAATGGAAAACCTCAGATAATAAAAAGTTACATCTCCAGTTGTGCAAGACGCCACATCCACAGCCAAACCAGGGACGATTACATAATATCCATTAAGCGTACATTGTCGCGTTTGTTTTTATTCTCCGTAACAGGTGGATATTTTCATAACAACCGTGGAGTATTCTGAACATCCGAGGAGCCCGATATAGATGCTTAGGTGGAAGCCGGATCGGCTAGTATGCAGAAAAGGACACAGCACTACAGAGAAACATCGGCAGGGCCTTAATTGTTAAGCTTCTTGAGCGGACACATCCGGAAGGGCGTCAGAAGGCTGGAATCGCACGCTCGTTAATTTCTCAGAGGGCATGGTTACGGCAAGCAGAAGGTCTGGTCGTGGGTTATTGGACCACGGCAGGGCTGTGCTTTGTTAGGGAGTTACATTTGCATTCCCATACCTCAGAtatgcgcacgcacacacacacacacacacacacaccttgagATTGAATATTTGAATGCATGGACTATTCACTACATACGCATACTATATATAGAAAGTATTTATAATTTTGCATGAGCTGTACAGTGTAAGGCGATTGCATGTGATCCGTCTATATCTATCTGCAAatctgcaaaagctgcagggtGATGCTACATCACCCTGCTACagcgagggaaaaaaaaaaaagggagtaAGGTGTTTGGAGAGTGCAGGTGGAGGCGGAGTCTTCGCCGGGGTGtgaagggaaggagggaggtGAGACATGAAGGGGAAAGGCCAGCAAGGAGGAGATGCGAGAATGGAGGCCTAAATACCCCCCTCCCAAAAGGTAAGAAAGATTAAAAAACCCCATTGGTGCAGCAACTGTCAGTGATCAAAGCAGTGCTTAAGGTCCCCGGCGGATCGTGCTGCTCTCCCCGACGTCCCGGCAGGCAGGACGTGCACAGTCCCATTCTGCTTTACCAGGAGTCCCAGCTGAAGCTGTCCCCGCCAAATACGAAGAAGAAGCCCATGATGGTGGCGAAGAGGACGACGTTCCCGGCCATCACCAAGCCACAGGCCCCCCACTTAATCTGCCGGGGGGAGACATGGGGGAGCTGATCAGGACAGGGTGCAAAAAGGAGTACACGTTACCATTTTACAGTCAATCGACTGCCGGCTCCCGCGTAGATTCCCACAATTCCCTTCGACAATCAAATCTGAACACAACGAATGGAACATTCCTGAATACAACTGAACACTGCGTTAAGGCTTTGGCTCAAAGTGCCAGGATGGATCAGGTAAGCAGGCTTTACAGAAGGAGGAAAATGGCGTAAAGCAGAGatgatgggaaggcagacagactcaGAGGTCGTGACTCGTGGTTCATTGACCGGTTACGCTTGGGTGGAGTTACGAAACCAGCCATCTCATCTCATACTTCTGCTGGGAACATCAGGCAGCGCGTTTAATGGCAAGTCAACATGGATCTGAGGCATGGGGACAACTTGGAGACTGTGCCAGAATCATCCAACACACGGAATTCTTCAGTAGATGTGGAGATGGAGGGGTAGCTGGATAGGGACCAGAACACCGTCTCGGGAGATGTTCCAGAACATCTCCAAAGCTAAATTCAGGTTACTAGACCTTAAGGTGAAAGTCGTCTCTCCCTTCAGCAATGAAATAGTAGGCAAAAGATTGCATCTCAAAAGATGTGTGGTAACTGACATTGACCTCACTGTGGAAACCAGTGGTGGTCGAGTTACACAAGCAGCAGATCCGCTGCTGGAACCAGGAAACGAGCGGGCCGGCTTCCCATAGCGATGGACATAACAAACAGTGGATTGGACACGACTAAGCCTCCCGGGATTTCATTGGCTAATTAATTCCAGGGGACACACCCACATTCAGTCAGAGCTTTCTAAACATCGGGGTGAACGGGGCTAGCAAACATTTCCTGGCAACTAAAAAGAAGCAAACTAATCtttctgtaaactggagaagagaGAAAATCGGCTGCACATTTGTCCTGAGAGAACCTCGTCTGAGTTCCATCTGCAGACAAGGGCAGCTAATCTTTCCAGAGTAAACCGGGGATTATTCATACACACTGCGCACCAAATGAAACACAAAAGATCGATAAAATGAGGCATGTGCTGCTGAAAATGACCAGTAACCCAGTCATTTATGCAGCGACGGCCAAAGACCCACATGACGGATTGCTTCACTAAATCCCTCCGAGACCCACCCTGCAGAGGCGCGTAAAGCGGGATGTAAGGTTTCTTTAAAAATGCCCCCCGTGCAGCTTGATGTCGGAAGCTCCGCCCACTCCGCGTGCGCCTGTAGGAACATGCGTACGTGCAGGCCGGTGCATCACCTGCGTCGTATTCGAAGAACAGGAAGGACCAGAAACCCTGTTTACACAGCTGGGCCTTCAAGTCAAACTGTAACAGGAAGCTCCTGCTGCATTTTTATACTAAAACTCATGGCAATGATGCGGAATCAAGCCAAGCGTTAGTCACGGTGTAAGAACACAAGCAGGGCTGCACCATATATCGTTCGCATCGTCTTTGTGACGTACGCATATGCGATTATCACTTTGCATTCCTCAGCATTGCTTTGCATCTGTTGACAACTCACAGCAACGCCATAAACTTATCGGCCATGCTGCCTTCGTAAATAAGCTATTTAGCTATCGTCTTCTTCGTTTTAGAAATATTGCGATATTACTTGCGGAAATTTCACATCCTGAGATGTGACGTCACACAGCTCTTAACACGAGCTAACGTCTCTCAACTCGGGGGCTCGTATCCGACATGTTGGAGGACGGGGCGTTGACACGGACCCTCAACCGAGGCTGGAACCCTGCTGGGGGGGTAGAACTGGAGACCTGGGTGCCGTCTGGAGAATCTCCGTGGaccagggtgggggagggggcagcagtGGCGAGTTTATTGTCTTTGAGGCCCCCATTCAGGGGCCCCCATTCAGGGGCCCCCATTCCCCTTTACTGTAGTTACTGTTTTTAGCCAAGCGGGGGCCCCTAAACCTTGGGGATGACTTGAGTGGCAGTAAACATCACCCACAGGGACCCATCCACACTCACTGGGATCCGGATCATTCCACCCGGAGCAGGGGGGCACTCACCACGCTGGCTCGGGCCAGAACCACCGGCAGGCCGAAGGAGGACACCACGATGCCCGTGGCGAAGAAGAAGGCGAGCTCCCTGCAGGCGCTGCTGGAGGAGTCGCCGTCCTCGCCGAGTCGTTTGACGATGAGCAGGGGGATGGGCATCAGGACGTAGAAGATGAGGGTGAACAGCGGCCAGtacactctgggggggggtgagggggggggggcgcagaacAGAATATCATGGACAGCAaaccaacaacacagcagcaagTCTCTTCAACAAAACACCCAGTCACTGTGGGTCGCCCCAGGGGGGGGCACTAGGGCTGTTTTAACATTGTGTTCTCATTCATTAACATCAGAGCATCACTACCCCAGTGAAGGTTTACCTCCCCCACACTGCAGCCTCGCACCGACTGCTCACCTGCCGTCACAAAGACGGTACAGGAGCCTGGCGTCTCACACCAATAGGCTCAAGAACTGCATTTCCCACAATGCTTCATTCTCAAACCCTGCATTAGCCCACTCCCCCTACCCCCCCAAACCATTGACCTTAATTTTTACACTGTGGCCCTCCATCTGATCTGTTTTGCACATAACCATATGCTACTTCTGGTTAGATGCAAAACTGCATTTTGTTGTAGCTGAACTTGCGTCATGTCTAATGACTATAAAGCTGAATCTTAATAAACCTCCTGTATTCCTTGTCCCGCCCCCCGCCTCATTCAGGGTGGTGTAAAGCTATGCTGAGGGGAAGAAAGGTGAAGTATGGCCCCCAATCCACCTGTTAAAAACGTGCGGGGCGGGGAGAGCGCGTGCGAACGTACCCATACTGCTCCAAGCCGCAGGCTAGCATGAGGAACATCAGGCCGACTGCCCCCCCAAAAGACAGGCCCACCAGTGCTggaagagagagcagacagcagGCAGATGCCCCCTCAGCAAACAGTCATCACTTCGGGTTTGTCTCACGAAAGCAAAGCATTATCTACTAACCTactgctgccctctagtggacaaaaaatgcatttcacttGACCAGATACCTTACACCATCCAACCGTCACTTGTTATCAGGGGTGTCAGAGCAGCACGGATACCCTGATGCATTCAGGGCCCCAGCACTATAGGGGCCCTTGAATATACCAGATCATTAGTTATGTGCTTGAGGTACATTATACAATAAATGAGAAATTTTATAGTGGGGGTTTCCATCGGCCCCCTTACTCGGCAAATCGTATCGTCGGGGGTTAGATTCTTCAGAAAGCAGCAACCCTAGCAGAGGGCCCAAGGTGGAATTTTGTCAGGGGGTCCAGAAGTTCTAGCTAATGGAAAAGAGTGAGAAACTGTCAACCCACAGCTTTCTAACACCTGAAAACTACACTGTAAGGCCGCCTCTTGATAAAAATGGGTCTGGATGTCTCTAGGGGCGCATTTTCACACCTCCGGAGAGCGGCTGTGTGCGAGACGCCCCCTGCTGTCCGTCCGGGGTACAAGTTACCCTGCGACGCTAACGGCAGGCGGGACTTCCGTGCGGTGTCAATCACTGCATGCTCTAAAATAATGGGAAGCAGGCTGTAGACAGTGCAAAATAAAGCTACAGacagaccctttcacatttctgTTACAAACAGAAAAAACACACTTCATTGGACCCCCCACCACACATGTCATTTTTCCTTCAAATAAACCGGACTTATTTTCCGATTCAAGTGTCACTATTACTTCTTAAAGACGCCTGAAATATGCCCCGACAACAGAATTTGACGTAAAGATGAACAATTCGTCGTGAAACTGATGAATTACTTAATATTTAGACGGTTAATGATGAAAGTTACTTCATCAAGGCTCACCTTGACTTTGTATCACCGCTCGAAGTGCATGTTGTCCTGTAAGGCACTATATGTCCAAAATGACACTGTAAAAGTATCCCAATCGATCATAAACTAAACAAGAGAATTAAAAATGGCTAAAAACAGCGCAATGTGGGTGGGAGACACCAGAATACATTTTTAACAAGACTACTTTCCTTGATCCGAGACACCATCGATGACTAATACTTTCCACAGTTTTGTCCctttgtcagattaaacagaCTTCAATTAGATTTGCATGCAACGTGTCATTACAGTACATAGTTTAGTTACACCGTAAATGTTAAGCGCCGTAAAACTAATATTCCATGTTTTCCTACGTATTCAGAGTGGCGGAAGTGATCTGGCGCAACTAAGTGACTGGAGTCTTTAAACTTGACTTCTGTAATCCAGTAAATTAACACCtaaatgatgaaacagaaataaaCTCAGTTAAAAGCTTTAATTTTGTCAAGCATCACAGTAACTGTATAATAGGATgcctgtttttttatgtttggctTTTTCCCTTTTGTCTAATACTGACAAACTCACAGCATTTTACTTTCGCTTTAATCGCATAGTTCGAAAGACATCACCCCGGCCCCCTTTACCTTTAATCCCAGCCATCTTCTCAGTTACCCAAGCTGGATTTGGTTAACTTCATAAATGACTGTTTTTTTGCCCAGAAAACAACGCCTGCCAGGTAGTTTGGAAAAAGGCAAGACGGACAGAACCATATCGGAACCCGCCCTCTTTCCTGCCAGCCAATTGCTCCGGTGTTTCTATGGGAAAGTCCGCAGTGACTTCAGGCCTGTAATCCCTTCCCTGAAAAGCGATCCCAAGGTGAAAACTGGCAATAATTAAAATTACGGGCCATATTAAAATTCCAGTTTGTTTCAGATTTCCCTAAATGCAGCTATATTCATTTAACCGAAATTTAAATCATTATGCAAATCAGCTCCACGCGAGTCTCACACCGGTTGCTCatctggggggaagggggggggggagcagaacgGTCTCAGGTTTAATGGAACAATGTGCCGATGGTCAGGATACAAGAAACGGCGACAGGGGGGAAAAGTCGAAAACAGTGTCATTTATATTCCTTTATATATTATCACTGTGGCCTCCGTAAGATTTTAAACTAATTTCTTTAACCTCAAAAAAGGGGTAATTTAGCAGGCTCCTAAAAACGTATCTATATTCATGTGGTATATAAATTAAtatctttaatatttaaaattttatgcGTTATTTTGGttattgtctttattttcagctGCCCGTTTTAATGGAGTACATTTTCTTTTACATGAGCATATACCGAAATGCCAGTCAATTGAAGgtattacaatataaacatatatgcacacacataaTAACGATTTATGTAAATTTAATATCATACAAATATGGCAGCTTTACAGACTTTGTAAGAAAGAAGAGACTCGAAATCGAACATTTATTTTCTGTCGAAATCGAACATTTATTTTCTGTAGTATTCTCACTTCATCATAGTGCGGCGCCTTGTTATGACGAGGAAGTGTGTATTCGTCCCAGAAGCTAAGATACATGTTTCAAGAGGGTCACCCACGGCCATCAGGTCTTAGCAGATGTACCAATCAAAAACGCACCagcaatatatattaaaaagtacatttatttaCCAGACACTTGTATCCAACGCAACATGCATTTGAAGAAGCAGGGTCGGTCagttcctggagcaactgggggttaagggctcaaTGGTGAAAGCACTTTGCTAAACActggatttgaactggtgactgTCTATTCACTGGTACAGCATCCTAACTAGCTGAGCGACACACCACAGGCATTATATAAGACAGTGGCGTAGGGTTGCGGTGCTGACAACAGCAATCAGAATTTCGAAACGTGCGGTGGAAGGCA is a window of Brienomyrus brachyistius isolate T26 chromosome 15, BBRACH_0.4, whole genome shotgun sequence DNA encoding:
- the LOC125709017 gene encoding leptin receptor gene-related protein-like isoform X2; translated protein: MFLMLACGLEQYGVYWPLFTLIFYVLMPIPLLIVKRLGEDGDSSSSACRELAFFFATGIVVSSFGLPVVLARASVIKWGACGLVMAGNVVLFATIMGFFFVFGGDSFSWDSW
- the LOC125709017 gene encoding leptin receptor gene-related protein-like isoform X1 produces the protein MAGIKALVGLSFGGAVGLMFLMLACGLEQYGVYWPLFTLIFYVLMPIPLLIVKRLGEDGDSSSSACRELAFFFATGIVVSSFGLPVVLARASVIKWGACGLVMAGNVVLFATIMGFFFVFGGDSFSWDSW